In Nocardioides daphniae, the DNA window TGCGCGAGCACGACCTGCCGCCCAGCACGCGCCACGGCGTGATCGTGGCCCTCAAGGCCCTGCCCGGGCTGACGGTGATCTCGTCGCGGCTGGCCGACGAGGCCGCCGACGGCCTCCACCTGGCGGCCAGCCAGCCGGAGCCGCCCGAGGGCTGGTGGGGGAGGTCGTGCCACCGCGCGTCGGAGGTCGCCGAGGCGGGGGCGCAGGGCGCCCGGTGGGTGACGCTGTCGCCGTGGGCGGCGAGCCTCAGCAAGCTGGGCTACGGGCCGCCGCTTCCGCGTCAGGCGTACGCCGGGCACGCGCTCCCGGTGCTGGCGCTCGGCGGCGTACGCCCGTCCAACGCGGCCGCGGCCGTCGAGGCCGGCGCCCACGGCGTCGCAGTGATGGGTGAGGTGATGCGCGCCGACCATCCCGGGCGTGTGGTCCGCTCCGCTGCGGGCGCTGGCATGACGGGCCCGACACCGGGGACGCCCCCGGTGGTGCTGACGGTGGCCGGCACGGACTCGGGAGGTGCCGCGGGCGTCGCGGCTGACCTGACCACGTGGTCGCACCTGGGCGTCCACGGGGCCTGCGTGGTGACGGCCGTGACGGCCCAGGACACCACCGGGGTGCGGGCGGTGCACGCCGTGCCGCTGCCGGTGGTGGCGGCGCAGGTGGAGGCGGTGACCGACGACCTGGCCGTGGCAGCGGTGAAGACCGGGATGCTGGGCAGCGTGGACGTGGTCCGGCTGGTCGCCGAGCGCCTCGGGCACCTGCCGCTGGTCGTCGACCCGGTCCTGGTGGCCACGAGCGGCGCCGTGCTCGGTGGCGCCGACGTGGCCCGGGCGTACGCGGCCCACTTGCTCCCACGCGCCACCGTCGCCACGCCCAACCGCGACGAGGCGGTCGCGCTCTGCGGCGTCGAGGTGCCGTCGTCGGAGCTCGCCGAGCGCCTGGCCGACACCGGCTGCGCCGTGGTCGTCACCGGGGGACCGGAGTGGCGTGCGGAGGGGGCGGTGGCCGCCGACTGCGTCGACTGGCTCTGCCTGCCCGGGGGAGTGCCGCAGGCCGTCCGGCACCCGGTGGTGGCGACCACCCACGACCACGGCAGCGGCTGCACCTACTCCAGCGCGGTCGCCGCGGGCCTGGCTCACGGTCGGACGCTGGAGACGGCCGTGGCCGACGCGGCGGCGTACGTCACCGGGCAGCTGCGGCAGGGGAGCGGGTGGTCGTTGGGCCGCGGACGTGGTCCCGTCAGCCACCTGGTGCCCTGCGTGGGCGAGTACGGAGTGGAGCGGCGACGCCGGTCGCCTCGGTAGGCTGCCGGGCATGGACCACCAGCACGGCGACCCCTCCCGGCTGCGCATCTCCGACGCCGACCGGCACAAGGTCGCCGACGTGCTGCGTGACGCGGCCGCCGACGGCCGCATCGACCTCGACGAGCTCGAGGAACGCCTCGAGGCGACCTACGCGGCGAAGGTGTACGCCGACCTGGTCCCGATCACCCTCGACCTGCCGGGCCCGCACCTGCCCGCGCCCCAGACGTTCGGCGGGATCCCGGCGACGGCGGCCCCGGGCGGCGTGCCGCTGCCGGTGCACACCTCGAGCTTCGCGTTGATGTCGAGCGTGGACCGCAAGGGCGTCTGGCGGGTCCCCGACCAGCTGACCGCCTTCGCGGTCATGGGGGCGGTGACGCTCGACCTGCGTCAGGCCGTCTTCACGGCGCAGGAGACCGTGATCTACGCCCACACCCTGATGGGGTCGGTCGACATCCACGTCAACGCCGGCACCCAGGTCATCGTGGAGGGTCACGGCGTGATGGGTGCCTACGAGCAGGGGCGCGACCGGGTGCAGCCCGAGATCGGCCTGCAGTCACCGACGATCCGGGTGAAGGGCCTGGCCCTGATGGGTGCGGTGACCGTGACCCGCAAGCGCATGCCGGGGGAGCCGCGGAACCTCCGCAAGAAGCCGGGCCGCTGACGTCACGTCAACGGCCCAGCACTCCCAGGTTCTGCGTTCGTCGGTGACCCTCAGCCGACCTGGTCGGCCTCGTCCGCCATCTTCTCGGCGTGCGCCTGCTCCTTCGGGTCCTCCAGGCCGGGGATGCGTCCGGCGTGCTCGACGTCGACGGTGAGGTTCTCGCCGGTCGCCGGGTCGAAGAGGTGCATCTTGGAGGAGTTGACCCAGATCTGCGCCTCGTCGCCGTCGGAGATGCGGCTCGCGCCGTCGAGTGAGACGACCATCTGCGTACGCAGCGACTCGCCGTCGAGGTCCTTCTCGAGCTGCTCCAGCTGCTCACGGACCTCCGGCGGCGCCTCGAAGGGCACGTAGGCGTAGGCCTGGTTGCCCAGCCACTCCACCACGTCGACGGTCGCCGAGAAGGTGGAGCCCTCGCTGGCCTTGTCGCCGACCACGCTGGCGTCCTCGAAGTGCTCGGGCCGGATGCCAGCGATCAGCAGGCCCTTGCCCTGCGCCTTGTCGGCCTTGGCCTGCGGGATCTGCACCTCGCCGAACGGCAGCTTGACGGTCGTGCCGTCGACCTCGGCCGGCAGGAAGTTCATCGGCGGGGAGCCGATGAAGCCGGCGACGAAGAGGTTGCCGGGGTTCTCGTACAGCTCGCGCGGCGAGGCGAGCTGCTGCAGCACGCCGCGCTTGAGCACCGCGACCCGGTCG includes these proteins:
- a CDS encoding ABC transporter ATP-binding protein; this translates as MAAITMNHIVKRYGDGFPAVNDVSIDVADGEFMILVGPSGCGKSTLLRMVVGLEDITDGDMMIGDRRVNDLAPRDRNLAMVFQNYALYPHLTVYENIAFPLRLAGADDKEVDKKVREASKTLELDEHLERKPGNLSGGQRQRVAMGRAIVRDADAFLFDEPLSNLDAKLRGQMRTEIARLQKRLGITTIYVTHDQTEAMTLGDRVAVLKRGVLQQLASPRELYENPGNLFVAGFIGSPPMNFLPAEVDGTTVKLPFGEVQIPQAKADKAQGKGLLIAGIRPEHFEDASVVGDKASEGSTFSATVDVVEWLGNQAYAYVPFEAPPEVREQLEQLEKDLDGESLRTQMVVSLDGASRISDGDEAQIWVNSSKMHLFDPATGENLTVDVEHAGRIPGLEDPKEQAHAEKMADEADQVG
- the thiD gene encoding bifunctional hydroxymethylpyrimidine kinase/phosphomethylpyrimidine kinase, whose product is MISRLVLLTDRRQLSPRHDLLSVVADCVAAGLRTVVVREHDLPPSTRHGVIVALKALPGLTVISSRLADEAADGLHLAASQPEPPEGWWGRSCHRASEVAEAGAQGARWVTLSPWAASLSKLGYGPPLPRQAYAGHALPVLALGGVRPSNAAAAVEAGAHGVAVMGEVMRADHPGRVVRSAAGAGMTGPTPGTPPVVLTVAGTDSGGAAGVAADLTTWSHLGVHGACVVTAVTAQDTTGVRAVHAVPLPVVAAQVEAVTDDLAVAAVKTGMLGSVDVVRLVAERLGHLPLVVDPVLVATSGAVLGGADVARAYAAHLLPRATVATPNRDEAVALCGVEVPSSELAERLADTGCAVVVTGGPEWRAEGAVAADCVDWLCLPGGVPQAVRHPVVATTHDHGSGCTYSSAVAAGLAHGRTLETAVADAAAYVTGQLRQGSGWSLGRGRGPVSHLVPCVGEYGVERRRRSPR
- a CDS encoding DUF1707 SHOCT-like domain-containing protein, translating into MDHQHGDPSRLRISDADRHKVADVLRDAAADGRIDLDELEERLEATYAAKVYADLVPITLDLPGPHLPAPQTFGGIPATAAPGGVPLPVHTSSFALMSSVDRKGVWRVPDQLTAFAVMGAVTLDLRQAVFTAQETVIYAHTLMGSVDIHVNAGTQVIVEGHGVMGAYEQGRDRVQPEIGLQSPTIRVKGLALMGAVTVTRKRMPGEPRNLRKKPGR